A part of Terriglobus roseus genomic DNA contains:
- a CDS encoding MFS transporter: protein MVLLSNHLKRSFALRSRNQAIVQTPRTVLRLFAIAAGLSVANIYCAQPILDSVARSFGFNEASAGSIITVTQAGYALGLIFIVPLGDLMNRRNLIVRQLFLSAIALAVIGLAHTKELLLSGLFFVGLLAVVVQVLVAFSATLVPPEKRGSAIGTVTSGVVLGILLARTVAGVLSDLGSWRCVYLTSAVLMLCLAYALHKTLPDVPGETRNSYPQLLVSTVGLLRDTPVLRIRAAIAFFLFAAFSTLWTSMVLPLTTALHPMSHTAIGSIGLAGAAGAIAAGRAGRWADAGHGQRTTGIALGLLIIAWACIASLPRTFLLFLLGVILLDFAVQAVHVTNQSLIFTVRPEAKSRLVAVYMLFYSLGSGTGAWASTKAYAAYQWNGVSLVGAFFSVTALVIWAISRCRFEGISNKNRTGNPEPPQSSPTPVST from the coding sequence GTGGTTCTACTTTCGAACCACTTGAAAAGGAGCTTTGCTTTGCGGAGTCGAAATCAAGCAATCGTCCAGACGCCAAGAACGGTTCTTCGCCTGTTTGCGATAGCGGCGGGTCTGAGTGTGGCAAATATCTATTGTGCACAGCCGATACTTGATTCGGTCGCACGCAGTTTCGGTTTCAATGAAGCCTCTGCTGGCTCGATCATCACCGTTACGCAGGCGGGTTATGCCTTAGGACTGATTTTCATCGTGCCGCTCGGCGATCTCATGAATCGTCGGAACCTGATCGTCAGGCAGCTTTTTCTGTCGGCCATTGCGCTCGCCGTCATTGGCTTGGCACATACGAAGGAACTACTACTGAGCGGGCTCTTTTTCGTCGGACTGTTGGCCGTAGTCGTTCAGGTACTGGTGGCTTTTTCCGCAACATTGGTGCCACCCGAAAAACGCGGCTCCGCAATTGGTACGGTCACGAGTGGTGTGGTTCTCGGCATATTGCTCGCTCGGACAGTCGCGGGGGTATTGAGCGACCTCGGAAGCTGGAGGTGCGTCTATCTCACATCCGCGGTGCTAATGCTCTGTCTGGCGTATGCATTGCACAAAACTCTACCGGATGTTCCGGGTGAGACGCGGAACTCTTACCCGCAACTCCTCGTTTCTACCGTCGGTCTGCTTCGAGACACACCTGTATTGCGCATACGTGCAGCCATTGCATTCTTTCTCTTCGCAGCGTTCAGCACCCTTTGGACATCCATGGTGCTGCCATTGACTACAGCGCTTCATCCGATGTCTCACACAGCCATTGGCTCCATCGGACTGGCAGGAGCGGCCGGTGCTATTGCGGCAGGACGTGCAGGCCGTTGGGCAGATGCCGGTCACGGCCAGCGCACAACAGGAATCGCGCTTGGGTTGCTGATCATTGCGTGGGCTTGTATTGCAAGCCTTCCGAGGACATTTCTACTTTTCCTCTTGGGCGTCATCCTATTGGACTTTGCGGTGCAGGCGGTCCATGTCACCAATCAGAGTTTGATCTTTACAGTTCGTCCCGAAGCCAAGAGCCGCTTGGTCGCCGTGTATATGCTCTTCTACTCTCTCGGCAGTGGAACAGGAGCCTGGGCTTCTACAAAAGCTTATGCCGCATATCAATGGAATGGTGTGAGCCTAGTTGGTGCTTTCTTCAGCGTCACAGCGCTCGTAATTTGGGCTATATCCAGGTGCCGCTTCGAAGGGATCAGCAATAAGAATCGCACAGGGAATCCCGAGCCACCTCAGTCCTCGCCGACACCTGTCTCGACGTGA
- a CDS encoding FAD-dependent monooxygenase, whose translation MKTDVLIVGAGPVGLTMAAELVRYGLSVRIVDKNSQRTDKSKAIVIWSRTLELLDRMGPGVTDRFIQAGLKVEFTNIFAGGKQIAQVDLSTVDTPFKFVLLIQQNETERILEEYLAELGVKVERETELQDFEQRADSVSCNLVYADGATENAEFSWLIGCDGAHSTVRHRLGMTFEGSTLLNDWILADVHISGIDGPPSVNIHWHSAGILALFPLGGTRYRVIADVGASASDGIGVHGNPTLEEVQKILDVRGSKELRADDPVWLSSFTINERKVADYRKGRVFLAGDAAHVHSPAGGQGMNTGMHDAFNLAWKLALVSRGLCNAEPLLMSYSAERSAVAKLVLEATGRATKVALMRGEVEQSLRNHIASLIFGLAPVRHMMASVLSEVAVGYPDSPLNTSCGFEHSRPAPGERAPVHEQTSAIGTGSTPRFALCAAADDGAYKGIMGEFAGLLEPTLRPTSDSGCLWLVRPDGYVALRARSGDAGAVGAYLLGL comes from the coding sequence ATGAAGACGGATGTATTGATTGTAGGAGCGGGACCAGTTGGTCTGACGATGGCCGCCGAGCTTGTACGTTATGGCCTATCCGTTCGTATTGTGGACAAGAATTCGCAGCGAACAGATAAGTCGAAGGCGATTGTTATTTGGTCCCGTACGCTAGAACTGCTGGATCGGATGGGCCCCGGAGTTACAGATCGATTTATCCAGGCCGGTCTCAAAGTTGAGTTCACGAACATCTTCGCGGGCGGGAAACAGATTGCGCAGGTCGATCTATCAACCGTCGATACGCCATTTAAATTCGTCCTGCTTATCCAGCAAAACGAGACAGAGAGAATCCTCGAAGAGTACCTAGCTGAACTAGGCGTCAAGGTAGAACGCGAAACAGAATTGCAGGACTTTGAGCAACGCGCGGACAGTGTTAGCTGCAACTTGGTATACGCGGACGGCGCCACAGAAAACGCTGAGTTCTCATGGCTCATCGGATGCGATGGTGCGCACAGCACTGTGCGACACAGGCTAGGAATGACGTTTGAAGGAAGCACTTTGCTCAACGACTGGATCCTTGCGGATGTTCACATTAGTGGCATAGACGGGCCACCGTCGGTGAATATTCACTGGCACTCCGCAGGGATACTCGCGCTCTTCCCACTGGGGGGAACGCGCTATCGCGTCATTGCCGATGTCGGTGCTTCGGCATCAGATGGTATTGGAGTGCATGGCAATCCCACCTTGGAAGAGGTGCAGAAAATTCTCGATGTCAGGGGATCGAAGGAGCTCAGGGCAGACGATCCGGTTTGGCTATCGAGCTTCACCATCAATGAACGCAAGGTCGCTGACTATCGCAAGGGGCGTGTGTTCCTGGCAGGCGACGCGGCGCATGTACACAGCCCTGCGGGTGGGCAGGGAATGAACACTGGCATGCATGATGCTTTCAATCTGGCGTGGAAGTTGGCGCTGGTGTCGCGCGGCCTATGCAATGCGGAACCGTTGCTCATGAGCTACAGCGCTGAGCGTAGCGCTGTGGCCAAGCTTGTGCTCGAGGCCACAGGAAGAGCAACGAAGGTTGCATTGATGAGAGGTGAAGTCGAACAGTCGCTCCGGAATCATATTGCTTCGTTGATTTTTGGACTCGCTCCGGTTCGGCACATGATGGCGAGCGTACTTTCCGAAGTTGCGGTCGGATATCCAGATAGTCCGTTGAATACATCCTGCGGGTTTGAACATAGCCGGCCCGCACCGGGCGAAAGAGCGCCAGTTCATGAGCAAACCTCAGCCATTGGAACCGGATCAACTCCACGCTTTGCGTTGTGCGCTGCTGCCGATGATGGTGCCTACAAAGGCATCATGGGAGAATTTGCCGGACTTCTCGAACCAACGCTACGACCGACATCTGACTCAGGTTGCTTATGGTTGGTGCGACCAGACGGTTATGTCGCATTGCGTGCAAGAAGCGGCGATGCGGGGGCCGTCGGTGCCTATCTTCTTGGGCTTTAG
- a CDS encoding winged helix-turn-helix transcriptional regulator, giving the protein MIGDRWSLLIVRDAFDGIRRFSEYQRNLGLSKSVLASRLHALVEEGVLEVVPGENGSAYQEYELTEKGLALFHVIVGFRQWGESFLFSRHEAHSVMLERASGKPVGPLTLRTKAGRVLVPEDVVVKKVADPR; this is encoded by the coding sequence GTGATCGGAGATCGCTGGTCGCTGCTGATCGTACGGGATGCGTTCGACGGGATACGGCGCTTCAGCGAATACCAAAGAAACCTCGGACTCTCGAAGAGTGTACTGGCAAGCCGCTTGCACGCACTCGTTGAAGAAGGTGTGCTCGAGGTTGTACCAGGTGAGAACGGGAGCGCTTACCAAGAGTACGAACTGACGGAAAAGGGGCTAGCCCTTTTCCACGTTATCGTCGGATTTCGGCAGTGGGGCGAGAGCTTTCTTTTTTCTCGTCATGAGGCGCACTCGGTCATGCTCGAACGAGCTTCCGGAAAGCCTGTCGGTCCACTGACTCTTCGCACAAAAGCGGGCCGAGTTCTCGTACCAGAGGACGTCGTCGTGAAGAAAGTGGCTGATCCTCGATAG
- a CDS encoding helix-turn-helix domain-containing protein — translation METFGRKLQALRKSQSLTIEAVASAASISPATLRKYEAGRPVKPETVESLARVLFVNESDPSAEKEFKRLSATEWSRHQESRSPLESAIDDPRATLRICPVEYPPFSSSTESELFMEELLQHLLGLAGIRMEIVDDSGEDESDVFNVKHRLDLLSAGKTDLIIQLASARRMRHAEFLHTPVTISIAGVVRREHSDDLQIARAQLAFEWVPPAREFNVIAIEGEIGDDYWKDSRNPLNQKTMTLVRTLNPGKIADALADHVGRPMVICDEFTAMSVVEAMGGDAALVMQVSTDRGVQGSMKRKVLPSYALAIGMRRHTDYAQFRYVSQVLSMGLFYDAEYIAGLYVRLYRVLYQSALRCLQNDANVYIGDLRRVPRSQFTEKARAGADLGKGREDVLVSRALRTVAHLERQQARLYARRTLQLSRWWPQNHSLETQPWALVLSRARRQIVVSDAEDRRQLRTSVLLSIKILLGKDPSDITDTLTEDEVGSVIFGDWKRLAAVLSGELDFDLSTIEFPELNDYASPGLEPLVTSLQRVLQEGDEVDSVTAIIRVFPRPIHSDNQTRDYIGELLMAMRTGIERERQLTGGSRKLEKLTKSQEDLNPAKNRVYVAVNLGETVGCIEAEITDYPPDIRNKSKSKESTTLRVTNLVVAPYLRDLGIHRHLLRHLIEEAAGAIPEKKTVSTANDQDESAGEYVVQAQNNCAVIWLSTSDFSRDSGVLDSFARCGFVSEGEGKLTYRLDLM, via the coding sequence AACCGTTGAATCGCTCGCTCGGGTTCTTTTTGTAAATGAGTCCGACCCCTCCGCTGAGAAGGAGTTCAAGCGTCTATCTGCGACGGAGTGGAGCAGACACCAAGAGAGCCGTTCTCCTCTGGAGTCCGCGATTGATGATCCTAGAGCAACGCTCCGTATTTGTCCGGTGGAATATCCCCCTTTCAGCAGTTCTACTGAAAGTGAACTCTTCATGGAGGAGTTGCTTCAGCACCTGTTGGGGCTCGCCGGAATTCGGATGGAGATAGTGGATGACAGCGGCGAGGATGAAAGCGACGTCTTTAACGTCAAACATCGACTTGACCTCCTCAGCGCTGGAAAGACGGACCTAATTATCCAACTTGCCTCTGCTCGCCGCATGAGGCATGCCGAATTTCTGCACACGCCGGTGACCATCTCGATAGCTGGCGTAGTGCGAAGAGAACACTCGGACGATTTGCAGATTGCGCGGGCCCAATTGGCTTTCGAGTGGGTTCCACCAGCTCGCGAATTTAACGTCATTGCCATCGAAGGAGAGATCGGCGATGACTATTGGAAAGACAGTCGTAATCCTCTTAACCAAAAAACCATGACGCTTGTCAGAACGCTGAATCCTGGGAAGATCGCAGATGCGCTTGCTGACCACGTGGGACGCCCGATGGTCATTTGTGATGAGTTTACGGCCATGAGTGTTGTCGAAGCGATGGGTGGAGATGCTGCACTTGTAATGCAGGTCTCCACTGATCGTGGGGTTCAAGGTTCGATGAAACGAAAGGTTCTGCCTTCCTATGCTCTTGCGATTGGAATGCGGCGCCACACTGATTATGCGCAGTTTCGTTACGTCAGCCAGGTACTCTCCATGGGACTTTTCTACGATGCGGAGTATATTGCAGGTCTTTATGTGCGACTGTACCGCGTGCTCTATCAGTCCGCACTCAGGTGCCTTCAGAATGACGCGAATGTATACATAGGGGATTTGCGTCGGGTCCCCCGGTCTCAATTCACCGAAAAGGCTCGTGCCGGAGCAGACCTTGGCAAAGGGCGAGAGGACGTATTGGTGTCAAGAGCATTGCGTACAGTCGCTCACCTTGAGAGGCAGCAGGCCCGGCTGTACGCACGACGCACGCTCCAACTAAGTCGTTGGTGGCCACAGAACCACTCATTGGAGACGCAACCTTGGGCGTTGGTACTCAGCCGCGCACGGCGCCAGATTGTCGTTTCCGATGCAGAAGATAGACGTCAGTTGCGAACGAGCGTTCTCCTGAGCATCAAGATTCTTCTTGGTAAGGATCCGAGCGACATCACTGACACTCTTACGGAAGACGAGGTTGGCTCAGTCATTTTCGGAGATTGGAAACGTCTCGCAGCCGTACTGAGCGGCGAGTTAGATTTCGATCTTTCAACGATCGAGTTTCCCGAGTTGAACGATTATGCTTCGCCGGGACTCGAGCCATTGGTTACTTCGTTGCAAAGAGTTTTGCAGGAAGGCGACGAGGTTGACAGCGTCACCGCAATCATTCGAGTGTTTCCGCGTCCAATTCACTCAGATAATCAGACGCGAGACTATATCGGCGAATTGCTGATGGCGATGCGCACCGGAATCGAGCGTGAACGACAACTCACTGGGGGCTCACGAAAGTTAGAGAAGTTAACAAAGAGCCAAGAAGATCTTAATCCCGCGAAGAATCGTGTGTACGTCGCGGTCAATCTCGGCGAAACGGTAGGTTGCATAGAAGCTGAAATAACCGATTATCCCCCCGACATCAGAAATAAATCGAAGAGCAAAGAATCAACAACCTTGAGGGTCACTAATCTAGTCGTTGCCCCGTATCTACGAGATCTCGGCATTCATCGCCATCTACTGCGTCACTTGATAGAAGAAGCCGCTGGAGCTATTCCGGAAAAGAAAACGGTCTCCACGGCAAATGACCAAGACGAGTCCGCGGGCGAGTATGTGGTTCAAGCACAGAACAATTGTGCAGTGATATGGCTCTCAACCTCAGATTTCTCGCGTGATAGCGGGGTCCTCGATAGCTTCGCGCGGTGTGGCTTCGTATCAGAAGGCGAGGGAAAGCTGACTTATCGATTGGACCTGATGTAG